The genomic region TTTGCGTTTCGCCACGCACAAACTTATCCATCTCAGCGTCTTTCTCGGCAGGTTTCATTCGCCCGTGTACCATCGATACTTTGTATTGCGGCTCAGGGAAAATACTGCGGATATAGTCATAGCCTTCGCTGAGGTTCTTAAAATCTAACGCCTCCGACTCTTCAATCAGCGGGTATACCACATACGCCTGTCGCCCCTTGGCAAGCTCCTGACGCACAAACTCATAAGTCTGCCCGCGGTGTTGCTCAAAGTGGTGCAGGGTGCGTATAGGCTTACGCCCTGGGGGCAACTCATCAATTACAGAGACGTCGAGGTCGCCGTATACGCTCATTGCTAAGGTGCGCGGTATGGGTGTTGCGGTCATCACCAGCACGTGCGGCGGCAGCGTATTCTTGCGCCATAGCTTAGCTCGCTGTTCTACCCCAAAGCGGTGTTGCTCGTCAATGATTGCTAGCCCTAAGTTCTTAAACACCACCTTGTCCTCCAAAAGGGCGTGCGTACCGATGAGTATGTTGAGCGTGCCCGTCTGCAACTGCTCGTCAAGCTCTTTGCGCTCTTTTGTCTTGGTAGAGCCTGTCAGCAGCCGCACGCTTACGGGCATATCTTTCAGCAACTCAGAGATACCCACATAGTGCTGATTAGCGAGGATTTCCGTAGGTGCCATTAGGCAGGCTTGGTAGCCGTTGTCCACTGCCAAGAGCATCGTCATCAGGGCAACGATTGTCTTGCCCGAACCCACATCACCTTGCAGGAGGCGATTCATCTGTGAGCGCGACCCCACATCGGCGCGTATCTCTTTCATTACACGCTTTTGCGCCCCTGTCAGGGCAAAAGGTAGATGGTGATTATAGAAGTCCATAAAGTGCTCGCCTACCTTCTCAAAGGGCAGCCCGACGAACTTCTGCTTGCTGAGCACGTTCTTGCGCACCAATTGCAGTTGTATGTAGAAAAGCTCTTCAAACTTGAGCCGTATAGAGGCGCGCGTAAGTCGCTCTTGGTCGGGCGGGAAGTGAATGTGCAGCATCGCCTCGCTCTTGCTGATAAGGCTCAGCTTAGCACGTAGTGACTCAGGCAGGGTCTCGGCAATGGGTGCAGGCATCTCTTGGAAGACGGTGTAGATAAATTGCCGCATCACCCTCCCTGTGATGTTCTTCTTGTCGAGCTTTGTAGTAGAAGGATACACGGGCTGTATGCTGCCCGCAAGGGGCTTATCGAAGTCCTTAATGAGGTCCATTTCGGGGTGGGGCATTGAGTAGACCCCGCCCATTAGGTTCACCTTGCCGAAGATTACGTACGGCTCGTTGATGCGCAAGTTATCGCGCATCCAGCTTACTCCCTTAAACCACACCAGCTCCATCTGCCCCGTCTCATCGACGAAGGTGGCCACAAGCCGCATCTTCTTATTGCTCGACTCCACCGTGCGCAAGTTCACAATGCGCCCGATGAGTTGTACCTCAGCACTGTTGTTATGCAACTCCTTTACTTTGTAGAACTTCGTGCGGTCCACATACCTATTCGGAAAGAGGCTGAGCAAATCCTGATAAGTAAAAATACCCAGCTCGCTCTTGAGCAGGTCAGCCCTTGCAGTGCCTATGCCTCGCAGTTGCTCTATGGGTGTATGTAAGTAGTTGTTTGTCATTTTTATGTTTCCAAGAGCAAAAGTAGCTATTTTTTTCAATACCACAAAGGTTTTACACTATTTTTTCACCAGATTGATATACTTACAATACAGTTTTAATGCCGTTGTAGCTCCGTTGTAGGTTCGTTCTCGCTCCGTTATTGATTGGTTGTATTAGTGCTGTTCTTTATGCTGGCAATCATTGTCTAAAAGTATTTCTTCATACTGCTCTAATTCCTCCAAAGGGATACCATCTTTAAAGCGATCGGTGAGGTAGGTGCGCCAAGCGTAGCTATTGTCGGGGGTGAGGGATTCGTTCTTGTTTATCATAAAACGCTTTTTATAAGGAGCTAACTGCTCAGCTGTAAGAGGCTTATTTTTAAGTGTTTGCACGATATTATCTACTGTCGTCTTGATTTCGTTTACATTCTTAGTATCTGCCATACCTGAAACAATTATATAGGCTTGATGTGCTGGGGAAGGACGCAACTCAATGGTGGTATACGGGCTGTAAATAAGTCCTTTACGCTCTCTTACTTCGCTGACTACACGGTCACGGATTACCTCAGCTAAGAGTTTCAAAGAGAGTACACTGCCAAGATGAGGCTCATAGGTAAACGGATAAACAATGTTGAAAGATGCCCGCTGCGGACTCTCCTTTGAGGGCGCTGTAAGCAATACGGGCTTACGCACGGCTGTTGAAGGCGCTTCTCGGTGTGATGCTTGCTGCGGTTTGAGCATTGCTATCACAGGACATATCTGTTTCTTAACTGTCTCAATATCAAAATCACCTGTGATGACACACAGCAAGCCCTCTGATGAAAGCAAATACTCTTGATAATAGCTATGTAGGGCGTTAAGGTCGATAGTTTGAAGATCGGATAGCGTTTTAGGCTCACGTGTTGGCGGGTAGATAGTGCCTATTGCTTTGTGCAACTGAACATCTAAGGAGTTGTCTGTTTGGGTTTTTGAACTTTCAGAAGAGAGTTGCTGCTGCTCCTCTTTGATAAGCGTCTGAAACTCATCTTTAGCAAGTTCAGGGTGCAGGAGCTTTTCTTTAAGGAGGTGGCACAGCATTGCGCTTTTAGCCACAGGGGCAGTCGCCATTGCGAGGTGGTGATAGTTGTCCATTCCTGCGATGAAGGTAAGGTCGTTTTGGTAGAGGAAGGTTTCATAATCAGGGTTTTTCAGTGCCTCAATGCCTCCTAAGTGCAGGTATGAAAGGATATCCTCATACTGCTTAGAATTGTGTTGTGGTAGGGAGGCATACCCTCCTTTGAAGAGTAGGGAGATGTTGAGCGTAGGGTCGGTAGTGGGCTTGAGGTAGATTGTCGCACCATTCTTCAGCACAATGCGATGCACTCCCAGACGCTTAAAATACTGCTCACTGGCTATCACCTCAGGGTTGTAGTTGATGGGGGCTGTGAGCACTGCAGGTGGGGCTATAGCAAGGGTATCCATTGTAGGGGTTTCCTCCTTGGGGAGCACATTGATGCCGTGTCGCTGCCCTTTGCGCACTGCCTGCTTGTAATGCTTGTAAGTAGTTTTATGAGTAGTATTGTCTATGGTTTCCACAACAAGAGGCGCTGGCAAGTGGAAGTAAGTCTTTGCTAAAGCTTTCCATTGCTGCAAAGTGGTAGTTTCTAAAGCCTTTATGAGGGTATCGCGATCGGCAGGGGTAGATAGAAAAGCCTCACCGAATAAGAAGGCATCAGTAAAGGAAAGCGCATACTCCTCTGACGTCTTCTCAAAGCGCGCCTCTTGCAATTCCTTTACGCTCCGTGCTACAGCAATGGCTACTTCCTTTTGGGTAAGACTCGCCTGCATTCCCGAGAGTATCCCGACTGCCTTTTGCACTTCTGTAGAGAGCTTTTGCCCTATAGGAGCGCGTAGCTCTAAGCTGAGGAAGTCAGTGCCGCGGAGATACCAATAGGCATCTATATGTGCCTGAGAGAGGGCTTCCCTTAAGCGAGCGCGTGCCATACGTAGTAAGGTCTCCTCTTGAGTTTGTTGCAATAGTCCGGCGTGTGTAGATAGCGAGTGCATTGTCTTGGGGAAATACAGAGTTACCTCATTTTTGCCTGCTTCGATCTTCGTGGCTATAAGGGGCTTATTTCTGTAGATAATAGGCACAGGAGGCATAGTTACTTTACCTCGCTGAGAAAGCACTCCAAATGTGCTCTTAATAGCCTTTTCAGCCTCTTGCGTATTTATATCGCCGATGAGCATCACACAGGCGTTCTGTGGAGCATACCACTGATGATAAAAAGCGTGTAACTTCTCAAGGGTAATGCCTTTTACTTGGGAGGGTGTACCTATGGGCAGGCGTACCAAAGCGGGGTCATTCCCTACCTTAATGGGTAGGCGGTCTTTATCCTCGCGATAGCTGGCAATCTCCTCTAAGATGATAGCGCGTTCCTTCTCCACCGCCGCTGGGCTAAAGCTCAGTGTACCTATCCAATCGGCAAGGATGTGCAGTGTTTTGCTTAGGTCAGCATCAGCGAGGGTAGGTAGTGAAAGGCTGTAAACCGTTCGATCATCAGTAGTAAAGGCATTGATGGTCTCACCATACTTAGCTCCCAAGCCTTCCCAATAGCTGACAGCCTCACGCTCAGGGTAATGCGCCGATCCATTAAAGGCTAAGTGCTCTATAAAGTGGGCAACGCCTTCCTCACCAGCCGCCTCTTGGTAAGAGCCAACACGCAGCACAAGGCGTATTTCCAGCTTATTTTTAGGCTGGTCATTAGGCAAGACTATATACGTAAGCCCATTGGGCAATTGCTCTTTGATTGCCCCTTGTGGCAAGGGCAAGTCTTGTGCAAAAATAGCACTTGTGAGCCACCACAAACCCACCACAAGCATACGCTGTATCTTCATTTTCTTCATAATTTACAACAGAAAAATATACTACCTTATAGGGAGCTTATACGAACCTTATACGGACATTACACGAACCTTATACAAAGATTTGACCTTTTTCAGACACTCCTCCTCTAAATATTGTGAAAATATTAGTGAATATAACTAACGAAATTAACTTTTATAGTAAAAATAGCAAAATCCTCTTCAATTGTTACAACACAAACAAACATACCGTAGTATTGTTGTAATACGTGGTATGTTTGTATGATAAGTTGTTCTATGCGATAGGATTACTCAGCGGTGTATTCCACTTTCACATTGATATAATCATCTAAGCCTTCTGCATAAGTAGAGAATTCAAATTGCATTGTCTTCTTTGTGTAATCAATGCTGCTTGTTGGGGCTTTCCAAGCTCCTTTTTGATACTCATCTTTGGTTATATCATCTACGTTGAGGTAATAGGCGGGATTGGAAGTGCCATCGGCTTGGTAGATGCCCAAAGCATCGGCATCGCCTGCCTTAGCCAACTTCAGCAGCCTATCCCAAGCGGTATACGTGAATTGGAATGGTACGGCTTTGTACTTCGTATCGGCATCGTCCTTAGCAGACTTATCAAGTTCGTGTACGTAGTTGATACGATTCCCGTTGAGTTCTATCCCGTCTAAGGTTACCCCAAAGGTTTCGGTGCTTGTTTTTGTCCAACTGATGAGTTTCATTACGGTTGTGTAGTTAGGACCCGCATTCTCTCCGTACCAGACATCGTCATTCTCAATAGTCTCTTTGCGCATCAAGAACTGGAAGAAATCTGTTAGCCCCATAGGGTTAGAAGTCATCTTCAGCACAGGTTGATCGGCAGTAGCTTTCTCGCTAAGGGTGATCACCGTGTAGCCATCGTACGTCTTAGGGAACTGATTTTTGTATTTCACCAAGAGATCTTCTGTGGAATTGAGCGTAACCATAGTCTTTACCTTCACTTTCCCTAAGAAAGGGAGGATATTCATACCCTTTGCCTGATAGGCTTTTACGAGGGCTTTCTGTGCCTCTGTAAGTTCGGCAAGGGCAGCAGCAGGTTTCACACTTACCGATAGGTCGGTATTGGGCTCTAAGTTGCCACTGCTTTCGATGGTTACCTTCAGTTGCTGCTCGCTCTCTATGCTTTGGGCAGCTGCTGAGAGTGCTATTGTAAAGCTGACTTCGCGTGCTCCTTTGGCAATAGTTACGGGGTTGGGCGTAAAGGTGAGCAGATCGCTGGTGTTGCCTTTAGCGTCTACGGCTTTCAGCTTTATAGTGGTGGCATCATTCACCGCTGCCGAGAGCCCTATCTTAGCCTCTATCTGCTTCTCTTCCCCAACAGAGAGTGTAGTGGTTCCCTGTGAGGTGATATAGGCGTGGTTCTTCCCGCTATAAGAACTGTTGTTGTCGTCCTTTGAGCAGGCTACGATTGCAAGTGCTACCAAAGCACTGCTTATCATTGATTTGATGTTCGACATCTTCATACTTGTTTAATTTTAATTTATAAATGATTTCTCTTATTTCCGATTTATATTCCCTGAAAGCTCAAAGCTGAGAGCTCCCTACATTCCACCCCTTATTCTGTGTAATAGCACTGTTATAACGCCTTTCAGAGGCAGGTATGGGCAGCGTAAAGCGATAGTCGGTTGCTTCGATAGTGCGCACGCTACCTGTGGTTTGTCGTTTTAGAGCTAAGTGATTGCGCTTTAGGTCAAAGAAACGCTCTGGCTCTCCTACAAACTCCTTTTGCTTCTCGGCAAGCACTATGCCCAATAATTCCTCTCTGTCGGTACTGCTACTGCTTATGGTTGTAGCACTGCGGGTTGCGAGCATCGTATTGACTACTGTTACAGCGCTGTTATCTCCCTGATGGGCATACGCCTCAGCCACAATAAATGCCAGATGTGCCACACGCAAGGCGGTAAAGTACTGCATCTGCTTTTTCTCTTGTGCTAACTTCCGATACTTGCCCAATAGCTGCACATTGCTAAGGGTAGGATGGGCAATGCTGTATACTCCTTTGCGGATATCGGTGTCGGCATAAAGCACTGTGGCAGTGGTGGTATTGCTCACCACCAAATAATCATTGATAAAGCCATTCGTACCTGTATACTCCAAAGCGATATAAGGCGAGGTAGATTCGCCACGCATATCAATAGCAAAGAGGCACGCATCGCTCTTTTCTGTGTTCCATAACTTGGTAAGGTTTTCAGCTGTTTCTGTTGCTTTAAGTTGCTCGTAAAGAGGGATCGCAATCTCCAATGCCTTTTGGTCATTGCCTGCCCAAAGGTATAGGGCTGCCCGCAGGGTTTGTGCTGCTGTGGGGGTAAGGTAATAGGGCACAGTTTCAAGAGTCTTTCCGCCTATATTGCCGCCTTTATCTTCCACAGCAGGGATACTGAGCAGGCGGTCTATCTCTTCCACTGACTCGCTCTGGGTAAGCCGTTTTTGCTGCTCGGTAATGGTGAAGTTATTTTTGATAAGCACGCCATAAGGAGCTGATTCATTACTGCCAAAAGCTGGAGAGAAGATACGTAACAAATCAAAGTAGCAAAGGGCTTTGAGGTAACTCGCCCGCTGATGAATGCGTTGCAATTGCTCACGATCGTCTCGGGTGTTGGCTGGTACTTTGGGCAAGCGTTCTATCAGCACGTTGCACTTTACTACGGTTTCGTAAAGCGACTTCCAGAGGTTTTCCGATTGGGTGATAAGCTCTCGCTCGTCCCACATATAGGTATTGTACAGACTGTTATCCCTTGAGAGGTATTCCGAAGGGAGCAAATCATCAGCACGCCCTGCCCACATCACGGCATCACCATAAGGTTTATACGAGGCGTATGCAGCTGCCAAAGCTTGCTCAGCCGATGCTACCGATACGATGGCATCAGGGTCGCTCACCTCACTCTCAGGGGGATAATCAAGCGAGCAACTCACTGCTATCGCCGAGAGCCACAGCAATAGATAGGCTTTATATTTTTTCATCATCATTTGCGTTAAAAGGTTAGGTTTAAATTCAACGTAAGAGTCGGGGGCAGCGGATTGACAATGCTGCTGGTCTCAGGATCGCTATCCTTATAAGGCGACCACACGGCTATATTGGTAGCGGTAAGTCCCACAGTGGCATAGCGCACTTTGTGCCAGATAGTCTGCAGCTGCTCAGCACTGAGTTGATAGCGCAATGAGAGATTGGAGAAGCGCACAAAGTCGGTACTGAGCAGTGTCTTGGTGTTAGGCAGAAGCAAGTTCTCCAAAGCTGCTGAATTGTAAAAAGCGGTGTAGTACTTCTTGTTCTCATCACCTACCTGCCACCACATATCGCTCAGCTGTGCCTTAGCGGCATTATAGCGCGCATTGTCCTTATCGCGAATAAAGCGATTGGAATAGCTGCGTTTGCCTCCGAGAGCGTAGTAAAAATCAGCATTGAGTTGCCATTGTTTATAACTCATCGAAAGAAAAAAACTACCGCTGATAGGCGGTGCTGATTGCCCCAGATAGACAAAGTCTTCCCCTTTAAAGTTGTAAGTAGCCTCTACCTGACGCCCATCGGCAGTGAGAAACTCAGGCAAACCTGTAGCGGGGTTGATACCCACGGAGTTCAAGCCGTAAAAAGCCTCAGTCGATTCCCCTACTTGATAATCGGGGATCTTGTTCTCGGCATTAGTATAAATACGATCACGCCCATAGAGTTCCTTCACCTTGTTTTCATTATATGAAAGATTACCGCCCCAGCTAATACTCCAATTATCGGTGTTATAAAGCTGCTGATTGAGACTTACTTCCACCCCTTGATTTTCAAGTATGCCAACATTCTGCATCTGCACCGTAAAGCCTGACGAGGAAGGGATAGGAATACTCAACAGGGCATCTTTGGTAGTGCGTTTGTACATCGAGGCAGAAAGCGTAGTTTTAAAAGCTGAGAGCGATAAGCCCAAATCAGCTATGTGGTTCTGCTCTGCTTTTAAATTAGGGTTAGGCAATGCCTTGATATTCATTATGCGTGTACCTGCATAGTTCTTTGTTTCATACTCAAAAGTAGCGGTAATCAGTGAAGGCGATATTCCTTGTGCATTCGCCGTATGCCCATACGAGGCACGCACATCGAGATTGGAAAGCCAGTCCACTTCCTTCAAGAAAGGGTAACTTTTCACATTGATACTCGCCCCCACTGCCCACGCACTATTCCAGCGTTTCTCACGAGGCAAAATAGAAGAAGCATCGAGCTTATAGGTACCAAAAAGGTTGTAGATGCTGTTGTACGTATAGCCTGCCAACGCTCCAAAACCGAGATTGCGATCCGTTTGCTTGCCACCTCTTATCTGTGGTCGCCCCGAGCCATCAAGGGTATTATCAATAGCAGCGATAGAGCGTATTTTGCCATATAAGCCGTGCCCTTCTGCTGAAAGATTATCGCTGGTAGTGGTGTAATTATCGGCATTGGCACCTAAGGAAATCTCGTGTTTGCCTATGGTTTTCTCGTAATTCAGGCGCAGGTTGGCAGTAGTATTCAGCAGTGTATTCTTAGCCTGTACTAAGGTGCCCAAAGCATTATTTGCCCGCCCCGAACGCTGCTCTGAATAGGCGGTGGCAGGCGTAATCTGAAGGTCTTCAGCAAGGCTATAATCAAAGCCTGCTATTGCCGAGAGCTCTAATGCCTTCGTGAGCTTCCAATTGAGGCTCAGCGAGGTGCCCAAGTTCTTAGTCAGGCTCTCACGACTGTATTGATTGAATAAATCAGCATACGAACGCGATGGGTGCGAAAATAACTGCTGCGAATGGGGCGTCTCATAAGGGTTGAGCTGGTAGATAAGCTCCTGCAAGGAGTAAGTAGCACCGTTAGAAGTGGTATTCTTAGCATAAGCACCATTGACAGAGAGGATTACCACCGCATTATCACCGATTTTCTGATCTACTACCAAGCGCGATGACACCCGAGAGAGTCCGTTACCACGCAGCTGCCCATCTTGTTGCAAATAGCCTACCGAAAAGAGGTAAGCATTCTTCTCTGAGGCATTCTGATAGCTTAAATCGTGCTTCTGAAAGACTTGCAGATTGGTCAGTTCGCGATACCAATTGGTATTGATCTGCCTGAGTGAGTCCAACTTCTGTGCGCCTTCAGCCAAACGCGCTGCCAGCTCTGGCGTATTGCCATATTTCTGCCTGATATACTCCTCGCTATACAGATAGC from Capnocytophaga haemolytica harbors:
- the recG gene encoding ATP-dependent DNA helicase RecG, which translates into the protein MTNNYLHTPIEQLRGIGTARADLLKSELGIFTYQDLLSLFPNRYVDRTKFYKVKELHNNSAEVQLIGRIVNLRTVESSNKKMRLVATFVDETGQMELVWFKGVSWMRDNLRINEPYVIFGKVNLMGGVYSMPHPEMDLIKDFDKPLAGSIQPVYPSTTKLDKKNITGRVMRQFIYTVFQEMPAPIAETLPESLRAKLSLISKSEAMLHIHFPPDQERLTRASIRLKFEELFYIQLQLVRKNVLSKQKFVGLPFEKVGEHFMDFYNHHLPFALTGAQKRVMKEIRADVGSRSQMNRLLQGDVGSGKTIVALMTMLLAVDNGYQACLMAPTEILANQHYVGISELLKDMPVSVRLLTGSTKTKERKELDEQLQTGTLNILIGTHALLEDKVVFKNLGLAIIDEQHRFGVEQRAKLWRKNTLPPHVLVMTATPIPRTLAMSVYGDLDVSVIDELPPGRKPIRTLHHFEQHRGQTYEFVRQELAKGRQAYVVYPLIEESEALDFKNLSEGYDYIRSIFPEPQYKVSMVHGRMKPAEKDAEMDKFVRGETQIMVATTVIEVGVNVPNASIMVIESAERFGLSQLHQLRGRVGRGSEQSYCILLTGSKLSSDTRTRMETMVRTSDGFEIAEVDLKLRGPGDLMGTQQSGVLALKIADIVKDQDILRMARFQAIDLVKADPNLEQPEHKVIADTLAQLQRYKNLWTYIS
- a CDS encoding M16 family metallopeptidase, with the protein product MKKMKIQRMLVVGLWWLTSAIFAQDLPLPQGAIKEQLPNGLTYIVLPNDQPKNKLEIRLVLRVGSYQEAAGEEGVAHFIEHLAFNGSAHYPEREAVSYWEGLGAKYGETINAFTTDDRTVYSLSLPTLADADLSKTLHILADWIGTLSFSPAAVEKERAIILEEIASYREDKDRLPIKVGNDPALVRLPIGTPSQVKGITLEKLHAFYHQWYAPQNACVMLIGDINTQEAEKAIKSTFGVLSQRGKVTMPPVPIIYRNKPLIATKIEAGKNEVTLYFPKTMHSLSTHAGLLQQTQEETLLRMARARLREALSQAHIDAYWYLRGTDFLSLELRAPIGQKLSTEVQKAVGILSGMQASLTQKEVAIAVARSVKELQEARFEKTSEEYALSFTDAFLFGEAFLSTPADRDTLIKALETTTLQQWKALAKTYFHLPAPLVVETIDNTTHKTTYKHYKQAVRKGQRHGINVLPKEETPTMDTLAIAPPAVLTAPINYNPEVIASEQYFKRLGVHRIVLKNGATIYLKPTTDPTLNISLLFKGGYASLPQHNSKQYEDILSYLHLGGIEALKNPDYETFLYQNDLTFIAGMDNYHHLAMATAPVAKSAMLCHLLKEKLLHPELAKDEFQTLIKEEQQQLSSESSKTQTDNSLDVQLHKAIGTIYPPTREPKTLSDLQTIDLNALHSYYQEYLLSSEGLLCVITGDFDIETVKKQICPVIAMLKPQQASHREAPSTAVRKPVLLTAPSKESPQRASFNIVYPFTYEPHLGSVLSLKLLAEVIRDRVVSEVRERKGLIYSPYTTIELRPSPAHQAYIIVSGMADTKNVNEIKTTVDNIVQTLKNKPLTAEQLAPYKKRFMINKNESLTPDNSYAWRTYLTDRFKDGIPLEELEQYEEILLDNDCQHKEQH
- a CDS encoding DUF4929 family protein, encoding MSNIKSMISSALVALAIVACSKDDNNSSYSGKNHAYITSQGTTTLSVGEEKQIEAKIGLSAAVNDATTIKLKAVDAKGNTSDLLTFTPNPVTIAKGAREVSFTIALSAAAQSIESEQQLKVTIESSGNLEPNTDLSVSVKPAAALAELTEAQKALVKAYQAKGMNILPFLGKVKVKTMVTLNSTEDLLVKYKNQFPKTYDGYTVITLSEKATADQPVLKMTSNPMGLTDFFQFLMRKETIENDDVWYGENAGPNYTTVMKLISWTKTSTETFGVTLDGIELNGNRINYVHELDKSAKDDADTKYKAVPFQFTYTAWDRLLKLAKAGDADALGIYQADGTSNPAYYLNVDDITKDEYQKGAWKAPTSSIDYTKKTMQFEFSTYAEGLDDYINVKVEYTAE
- a CDS encoding RagB/SusD family nutrient uptake outer membrane protein, with translation MKKYKAYLLLWLSAIAVSCSLDYPPESEVSDPDAIVSVASAEQALAAAYASYKPYGDAVMWAGRADDLLPSEYLSRDNSLYNTYMWDERELITQSENLWKSLYETVVKCNVLIERLPKVPANTRDDREQLQRIHQRASYLKALCYFDLLRIFSPAFGSNESAPYGVLIKNNFTITEQQKRLTQSESVEEIDRLLSIPAVEDKGGNIGGKTLETVPYYLTPTAAQTLRAALYLWAGNDQKALEIAIPLYEQLKATETAENLTKLWNTEKSDACLFAIDMRGESTSPYIALEYTGTNGFINDYLVVSNTTTATVLYADTDIRKGVYSIAHPTLSNVQLLGKYRKLAQEKKQMQYFTALRVAHLAFIVAEAYAHQGDNSAVTVVNTMLATRSATTISSSSTDREELLGIVLAEKQKEFVGEPERFFDLKRNHLALKRQTTGSVRTIEATDYRFTLPIPASERRYNSAITQNKGWNVGSSQL
- a CDS encoding SusC/RagA family TonB-linked outer membrane protein is translated as MKFTFISILTILCTHLSLSQNLFTIKGWVHDADKQPLQGVTVQLAGTSRGVATDANGFFILKVVQPKGEFIFSYIGMQTLKKPYQGDTDLSVTLREDMVTLEGVQVVAKQNINEIDVRAKTGNVEAVAVQQLKNIPVASLVLALQGKTPGLRIINRGEAGQLPEIRIRGNSSLRKTDGANQPLFILDGKAISAETFYYLNPEDIKEMKVLKDAVATALYGIKASNGVIEITSKRGGEGAFSYHLQTGYTFPAPLKVELMNSTEKLELERRLQNVGTPGYLYSEEYIRQKYGNTPELAARLAEGAQKLDSLRQINTNWYRELTNLQVFQKHDLSYQNASEKNAYLFSVGYLQQDGQLRGNGLSRVSSRLVVDQKIGDNAVVILSVNGAYAKNTTSNGATYSLQELIYQLNPYETPHSQQLFSHPSRSYADLFNQYSRESLTKNLGTSLSLNWKLTKALELSAIAGFDYSLAEDLQITPATAYSEQRSGRANNALGTLVQAKNTLLNTTANLRLNYEKTIGKHEISLGANADNYTTTSDNLSAEGHGLYGKIRSIAAIDNTLDGSGRPQIRGGKQTDRNLGFGALAGYTYNSIYNLFGTYKLDASSILPREKRWNSAWAVGASINVKSYPFLKEVDWLSNLDVRASYGHTANAQGISPSLITATFEYETKNYAGTRIMNIKALPNPNLKAEQNHIADLGLSLSAFKTTLSASMYKRTTKDALLSIPIPSSSGFTVQMQNVGILENQGVEVSLNQQLYNTDNWSISWGGNLSYNENKVKELYGRDRIYTNAENKIPDYQVGESTEAFYGLNSVGINPATGLPEFLTADGRQVEATYNFKGEDFVYLGQSAPPISGSFFLSMSYKQWQLNADFYYALGGKRSYSNRFIRDKDNARYNAAKAQLSDMWWQVGDENKKYYTAFYNSAALENLLLPNTKTLLSTDFVRFSNLSLRYQLSAEQLQTIWHKVRYATVGLTATNIAVWSPYKDSDPETSSIVNPLPPTLTLNLNLTF